From Gossypium raimondii isolate GPD5lz chromosome 11, ASM2569854v1, whole genome shotgun sequence:
CAACTATAATCTAAACATCTCAGTTTTCTTTGAAGTTTTTAGACTACGTATCTTAATACATGTTAAATTTGCAatcaattttacttaaaatttttggcttttgaAATGCGCTTTTGTAAAACCATGACCTTAAGctatatgttatattttatataggGTTAGAAGATTGACACTAGCTGAAGCCACTAAAAGAAACAACTGCTCTGTATTTGTTTGTTCATCCTCGTTCAttctttgtaaaaattattttggaaatatGGATGATcgaaatatataaatttcaccACTTTGATAAGTACATGTATAGATATAAGTATCTTAGCAAGTGTTGATTTGCACATGAAGCAGCTGTTTTCTGTTACTACATGTCTGCTTGAGGTTTATTTTGATGCAGCTTTGTTCAATCCAGAAAACAACCATGACTGGAATTACTTTGTTAAAGAAAGTCTTGATTTAATGTAATTAGATTTGACTAACTGAacaaatttatgatattttccCTGTTTACAGCTGCATTTTCTCTTCTTGGAGCATTCTCATATGAAATTCTGATACAGACTTTATAGTAATTTAAAACTACTTTTTTACTCGTTCATTTCTCATAGTTCTCTGGGAGCTAGATCACACTACCATTTAGTGTTTCTTtgaggaaaattaatttatcaacggTCACCTTGTTTACCAACTTTCTAGTTTTTGTTAAATATCTGTTATTTAATGTGGAGGACAATGTACTTAATACGTCTTGGAATTAACTTCCAAGCTCCAATGTGCAGATTCATTCAACTTGTTGGTTAACAATGGTGTAGCTGCTGGTCAAGTTGTATTTCATGTAAGTTGCCAGTCTCTACTTTTTGGTGTGATGCTTGTGTCTAGAGTAGGTAGAGAAAGGCAGTTTATGTTTCATGGCAACTAAAAGAGATCCCACTTCCACATGAATTTATCTTGAATTGTGATGTTTTGACCCTACTTTATCCCAGTTTTGCCGAGGGAGCAACCCTTTTTTTACCTCGAATTGGTCAAACATACGCCAAGTTCGAGAGTACTCTAATAGGATTAGTCCTATTAGAGCAACTAATTGCCTTTTTCGTACTGAAACTAATTACATCTGGTTTTTCCTAGAAGATTAGTTTAAATAACGCCTATACTGATTTAGACGATAATTTTGAGTGGTTTgtttatgatattaaatttcaGACACATATTCACATAATCCCCCGTAAAGCAGGTGATTGCTTGTGGACTTCTGAGGTATGCTTAAtttgtttacttatttacttACATATGCAAAATCTGGAGTGCCCTTTCATGGGAGTAAATATGACCTACTGCAAGTTTTACAGAGTTTGCATCGGCGGACCCTAAAGGTAGACCAGGAAACGTCGGGTCTTGCGAATCGAGTTCGAGAATTGCTGCTAAACATTTCTGAAGATAACAAGGATCAAGTGTCTACTCTGTCTTGAAACTTTTGGGGGGATCATTTACATATATACAGCTTTAGCTTTAGCTTATGTACCATAGAAGTAGATAGTTCATTCTTTCAAGAATCTCGTCGGTCCTTCGTAATGGTGTGATTTTGCTTGTTCAAGCTGGTATGGAAGATTGTTTCActatttaaaatgtattaaaattttaaagaacattttggtaataaattttaaatttaaccagtgatcttaatttaaattactaaaatttatattatcatacATCGAAAAAtcagttttaatttaaatgatattgaGATTCTGAATTTTTATCTAAAGTAACTTATTgaaattacttatatatatatatgtaaaatattataataaaaaaaaggattatAGGTGTATAGACATTTTAACTTTGACAtgcaaattaaatgaaatatttgaagaattatatttatattattgtttagaTCCTTTTGGCGATGGATGGGGTTGGTGGATGTTCTCTTGAGCTAGTGGCATggatattgatttatttttggaatatttatgtttctttttaaaattcagtattatcttattttataatttttgaattcaaTAAATGAGATCAtataatttagagaaaaaaaaacactctTTACATGTGTTGAAGGACAAATTCCATCAACACAACAAAAGCTTTAGaatcaatagaacattatgacACGTTGACGGTTGACTCTGTCACAACTTAAGTATAACATATTAGAAGTGATTGCAAACACTtaatacaataaagaaattAGCCTCGGATGGTCCAAAAAGGCTGGCATAAATCAGCAAAAGAACCAAGCATCCACCAAATCAGAGAGGATGGTAACAAAATCAACCTTAAAACCACTTGCAAAAATAAGACTACATGCATAAGTAAGACTAAAAAACATACTATAAGAGTGGataaaaacttctaaaagtgaaaacttattaaacaatggaaaaaaagagagtatagAACTTAAGACAACATTAGTCCAAACCGACtcgtgaaatcatttattattctgaaactctcaaaatagaaatagattAAAAAGTCAATGAAGAGCTACTCACTTTCTAAAAGAAACTGTCGGTGGTTGGTGGTGTTTCAACGATGATAGGCACCGTCATCTTTCTATTACAACTTGTGAGGGCAACaaaaatattcacaaaataaatctataaattgAAAAGAGAGAAGACGCATGGAGTGAATGAGAAGAGCGTTGCTAGGCAAAAacattgtaattttattttagtgagaTTGGTATAGCAAAAACATTTTGATCCTCATCAGATATATTTTAAGAGTTGTGGTTATAGTTACTATGACTAAGCCTGGGAAAATACAACATTAACTTCAAAGTGGCagcaaataaaaagaaaaaaattgctgATTCGGAAGAGAATTATGATGGAATGACTATTGTgtaagaacaaaaagaaaattaatcttGAAGTGCATCAAAATGTACAAATTCATATAGAAAGGGTTTGTTTTTGTCCCTCATTATTCATTTATAACTTCACTAAAAtccaaaaatgtcaaaataaagactaataaaataattagtagaAGTAAACGATGTATGGtcttatttttccaattttgttttctaaagaCTAGCCCGAAATGCATCTTAGTTGGGCCCACGTTCTAGAACAAAAATTATAACACTATGTTGGATTTTTTTTGTACAAGTAGTAGAAATTTTTGGCcaagataaatattaatctTATGATAAATATGGAATAAGGAATGGTATTGTctcctttaaaaaaaaccaatcaaatGCCCTGTTTGTGTACACTAAATACTACTTTAAGAAGACACATATGTTCTACTACAAAATAAGAGGCATACCATAGGTGACTTACTTAAACGCACCAAATTTTAGttccaataaaataaatttaaagggttgattaaattatttctgtaatttaccttaaatttaaaagaaattaaaattgaccaTTGAAAGTGCAGAGAAACATCCTTGGTTTTTCCTACTTTCCCTATAAAATAGAGTTAAATGGTCCAAAATAGgaagaaaagaagcaaaaatgATAATGAGATTTGctttaatattcattttcttgGTTTTGCTACTTACCAAAGTAGCATTAGCATCTAATTCTACAGCTATTCCTATAGCAAAACCTGGGTGTAACGACACCTGCGGACAGGTTAGGGTCCCTTACCCTTTTGGAATTGGACCCGATTGTTACCGGGATTCGTGGTTTGAGGTGCTTTGCAATGAAACTTTGAGCCCTCCAACAACTTTAGTGAAAAAGATAAATATGGAGGTCTTGAATTTTTCTTATGTTCCCGAGTATACTAGCATTGAGTTCGTTCGCGTGAAGAGTCCAGTAATTTCTAAGAATTGTTCACCCAGGGAAACCGAGCAAAGGGTGAATTTAACAGGCAGCCCTTTCTTCTATTCAGAGACGAGAAACAAATTCGTAGCTGCAGGATGCAACAACAGAGCTTTAATGGCAGGAATTAATCCCACAATTGTTGGGTGTGAATCAGATTGTATTAATGGCGACACACTCTTTGGAAGTCCTGGCCCTGATAAAACTTGCAACAGTGGTACATGCTGTGAGACTGTCATACCATCTGATCTGAAAACATTTAATGCCACATTTGAGAGAAATGAGCCTGAAGGATGCCAGCTAGCCTTCCTGGTAGATCAACAGTGGTTTGACTTTAGTATAGAAAACTCCTCCCGTTTGCAAAATACGGAGTATGTTCCAGCTTTGCTTGATTGGTCACTACCCCCTGAAGATTACGGCACAAGTAATTACTCAGGGCGACTTTATTGCAGTTATGGTTATTGGGGGAATCCATATCTTCCTTATGGATGTCATGGTAAAAGGAGAATAAAATTCTCTTCTCATCCATCTCATGTTTGATTATATCTTCATGGATGCATGCTACCTAAAATCAGCCGACTCTTTCTTAAATTTGTTTCTAATATCGGaattattgtttagatattgaTGAATGCCTGGAGGACAAGAGACGATGTGGGGACGACACTTGTGTGAATAAACCAGGGCACTTTGTGTGTGAAGGAAGCAGAACTTGGATTATTGCTTTAGGTAATTAACATCATCACATAAATGGTCGTCTATAGATGATTACCAAAAATGGATATCTGTTTATGAAATTTAGAGAAACATATTTCGATCAACATCAAATTTCGTCGTTAAACAATTTTGCGCATCACTCTTCCTCGTGATACAACTTTCTCACATTTTTGGGTATGGGATTCGTACCACCCCAACAATGGAGTGATCTGATCACTCTTGGTGATTTAAGATCACTGCCAGGTAATTTAACATTAATGCCACATATGGTATTTAAATAGCTAATAAATAGGATGTAATTATTGTATGCAAATCACAGTAGATTTTGGGGTGTTCAACCTATTTATTTAAGCCTTTTGAATTGTTGATTACGTACCTAATTCAACATTCTTGATATTCTTGTTTTAGGTCTAGGTCTAGGTTTTGGAATTCTTTGCTTGGTGGTTGGTGGATGGTTGTTGTACAAGTTTTTAAAGAAGAGGAGGGAAGTGAAGCTCAAGGAAAAGTTCTTTAAACGTAGTGGCGGATTCTTATTACAACAACAAATGTTTTCACACAAAGGAAGCTTGGAGAAAACCAAGATATTTACCTCCAAGGAGTTGGATAAAGCAACTGATAATTTCAACAAGAATAGAGTGCTCGGGCAAGGCGGACAAGGTACTGTTTACAAAGGAATGCTGGTTGATGGGAGAATCGTTGCAGTTAAAAAGTCCAAAGCAATGGTTGCAGAGACAGTTGAAGAGTTCATTAATGAAGTTGTCATCCTTTCTCAAATTAATCATAGAAATGTCGTCAAACTATTAGGATGTTGTTTGGAGACTGAGGTTCCATTACTGGTTTATGAATTCATTCCCAATGGTACACTTTTTCAATATCTGCATGACCAAAGTGAGGAGTTCCCATTACCATGGGGAACACGACTAAGAATTGCCAAAGAAACCGCAGAAGCCATTTCGTATTTGCATTTTTCGGCCTCCATTCCAATTTATCATCGAGACATCAAGTCCACGAATATCTTGTTAGATGAAAAGTTCAAGGCAAAGGTTTCAGATTTTGGGACATCAAGATCGATTTCTGTCGATCAAACTCACTTGACCACACGTGCAAGGTACATTTGGGTACCTAGACCCGGAGTATTTTCAATCAAGTCAATTTACAGAAAAAAGTGATGTCTACAGCTTTGGAGTTGTCTTGGTGGAGTTACTAACAGGTGAAAAGCCAATTTTATCTCTAAAAATGGCAGATAAAAGTAGAAGTTTGGCCACACACTTCATTGCATCAATGGAAGAAAACAGAGTGTTGGAAATTATTGATGGTCGAGTGGAGAAACAGGCAAAAGTTGAGGAGCTAATGATGGTAGCTAAACTTGCATACCGATGCTTGAGCTTGAGCGGAAAGAAGCGGCCAACAATGAAAGAAGTTGCTATGCAGTTAGAGCAGATTATGCCATTGCCAAAGCAAAATGATTCCAATGTTGATCATCATCACGGCCGGGAAGAgataaactatttaaaattggATTTACCTTTCCCTTTGGAATCTTCTTCTTTGACAGATTCAAGTCTTTTCTCTGGAACTTCTTGTTCCACAGAAAAGGAGCCACTTGTTTAGATGCTAGCAAAACAATGTGATTGTAAATTTGCgcatatatatgttaaatttttttattagttactgtaTTTTGCAAAAGTTTTAGATTTgatctttgtatttttatttgtttaatatcagttcttgtactttttgaattggccacatttagtccctgtactttttaatttttgaaattttagtcttgacccaaacaataacaattaaatatgtttggttaaattcaattactaatcTGTACTATCCGTACAATTATagatttaatccattttctcCAATTGGATCTTTCTAAGTTCCTATACTTTGTGATTTTGAAATTCCAATATTGACTTAAATGATACTTTTTAATCTATTAACtagatttttagtgagtaatatgtgaaaataataaatgacaTGATTAGAAATAGTGAACtttacttaatgaatttaacaatcaTTGTTTCATagggattgaaattttaaaatttgaaaagtataaggactaaaatgatcaaataaaagtacaagaatTAAATCCATAACCTTTCTAAAGTATAGGAAATAATGGCAGAATTTAACCATATACTATTTTgcatttgaattattttatttttgaattattttatttttgcaccGTCTCATGCAccttcaattaataataaaatgacacaTCATCAttagtgtaaaataaaaaaattgaagtgcttgaaaataaaaattattaactttattaaacataattaaatgttaattataaatattttttcatgttctaggttttaaattttgagttttagatttcaaattttggatttgatgttttgtatttatttatgtttataattaatatttatttttgaaataaagttatttatatttattttaaaccattcaatattttttttgttttatacaAGTGATAATGTGTCATCTTATTATTAACTGATAATGTATGAGACTTATACACCGGCGGTGCATCAAATATTCTCCCTTATTCTTTTACCCaattactttcttttaaaaGCTTATTGTcggtttttttttactttattctttgggtaaactacacccaaatcactaaactattaataaatttatgttttgatcttttaactttaaaatgtcacaaaatggttactaaactatttgaaagttgtCATTGGGCGCTGTTAAGATCGCTTCTATATAGCCTTCCTTGTTTGCATTGCATGCGCCAATCAGAAACTCTCATTCATCTTCTCTTTTACAATTCATTGTTTTATGAAACAATATTCAACGACACAAATTTGcgaatcaaaatccaaacagcTTTCTTCTCTAATCACTGACATTGATCGTTAAATCGACTTGAACCTAAGTTATGTGGAGGGATCTCAATCACATGAATGCATCTCTCCAATTAATTTAAGTCGTTATCTCTGGCTTCAGTCGTTCTTGCTATATTGATCATTGACAAATGATCAGATTTCACCATCACTTTCCTGTAGCCAAGTCCCCACGCTACCGCCAGTCCATCGCTAATTGCCCACAGCTCCGCCTGATCAATGGAGCAAACTCCTACGAAACGGATGTAGCCCATTAGCCAATCTCCTCTATGGTTCCTTATCACACCACCTGCTTTTCCTTGCATCGTTTTCATATAGACTGAGCCATCAGAATTTAGCTTCACCTTGCCTTCCTCCGGTGGTTCCCATCTTGGCAAAGGCATGGTATTAAATAGACTTTCTGTCTTAAAAATCTCTACATCTTTACAATGTCTTTCAAGGCTTACACTTTGATTGAGTAAGGTGCTAATTTGGATGAAttcttctttttgattttttacgTCAAAATTATTGGCATTAGATTGTTACATAAGATAAACAAAACAGTAAAAAGACCTCTTCAGTTCCTTTCGAAATTAAACAAGTTAATctcttaaaaaaatcaaaatttaaccattGAAAAGATTTAATAAGAAGCAGGGGTAATAGTTACTTaattatgagttgaaattttgatattaaatatatttaaccattttctgTCTATGCAACTTTAATTATTCAGCATCCACATAAAAATGACGTCTGATTAGATTGAAATTGATTGGACCAGTCTAATTAATATAAATCTTAAatcaactaaaaattaattgaattaacatttttttattaaattagaaacTTGATTAATTCCATCCCCAAACCAATTTGAttggaaaagaacaaaaatagggtgaaaatgaatgaaaaccatatccattttttttatgtgGGTGTGAAATTAACATCGGGAAATTTGGGTACAATGGACAAGAAGCAAGTGAATTGGCACTGGTAAGGTTGGTCAGTCATCACTTGATATTGATTTTTACTGTGATTTTtggtaatattttatatatatctatattattatttaaggcgttaattgagttaatttaaatttcacatGTCAACtgaatacaaatttaattacaaaaatatcattttatatttaaaatgaaatatatttttttgaatatattttattccctttaatttttaaaagtttattttaattatcatcaaTATTGAATGATGACCAAATATTGTAAACTAATGGAAATAGTAGGTTGCTTTTTGGAAATCCCGCTGCTCCCGCTTTCtttttgaaagaaatgaaaaaaaatattatgtaaagGTTTCAAATTTAACCGTCTTGTTTTGTTCAAACTTTCCAACCCCTTCTTACTGCAAACTTTAGCTACATAGTCGTGTTCACTttcatttattcttttcttaGTAAAAGGGAACAGTTTGAGTTGTTTTATGCTTTATAAGTTCCTTATTGCTGTTACTATCAGGGTTTAGTTACGTTTTGCTGCATGATAGGCACACTGCACGTTGGGACTTGCCTTGCTCCAGAAGCAAGAACTAGACGAAGGGGTCAATGAACTACAAAAGGTACAGATGACATGATAATCTTGTTGTTTCTTAAGAATCACGAATGACATGCAACTGAAACCCCTAAAAGTTTTAGTGTTATTTTGATGTTCACCTTTGCCGTTTTCTTTGGGTAACTGGATGGAAATCTATATGTATTGGAATCAAGTAATTTAGTGCTTTACTTTATTCTCTTGTAGTTAAGATTGTTAAAGACAATATATTATTGATGTTGCTGTTGCAAGCCAGTCGCAAGGTCCTCACATATATGTACTTTTACAGTCCAATAGGAATGAACTAATTCCAGCAGAAGCTTTTCTTAATATCAAACCGGACTATTATTAGGGTCTATATGCCTATATTGTACAGCTTTCACAATAACTTGTGTATAGTAGATGTATGAACTTGTTCCTCTAGTCTGATTTAGGATTTACTTTTGTGATTATTGATGGTATTAAATGCATTATAAGCTTTATGCTATTGAACTAGGCATTAGCATATCAGGGTTATGAAACAATAATGTTTGAGATGcttgaatgcagaattttatagTTTACAACTTTcacttgaatttcatgtttgaCCTGTGCTTATTTTGGAGTTACTTTTGCCTGGAATATATAGTCAGTTTTTATTGTGTTCTGTTGCCAGATATCGTAGGGTTTGCTTGCCTTCGTGATATGTAAATCCTACAGGAATACGATTTTTGGACTAGATAAACATGTATTCAGCAGAATTTTTGTTCTGGTTCTCCTAGCAGCATATTCATTTTaaagacttaatttggttttgaaGGCATTGGATCTTGGAAGGGGAGTAAATCCAAAGGGTTATATGATAGATGAGATTTGGCAAGAGCTTGCAAAAGCAAAGTACCTGCAATGGGAGCATGCATCTTCCAAGCGTTCATGGGAATTGAAAAGTTTGAAGTACGTCATCCCTGTGAGTTTAAACATTTGGTTCAAGGggaattgattatttgatgcaGAATTGGTTCTAATGTTGGTTGATGCAATTCATTCCTCTAATTTGCAGGGAGGCTTGTGAAACTGCActtaaagaaaaacattttcttGATGATTCTCATCCAGGAAGTTTTTCAGATGAAGCTATTCTTTCCCATATGAAGCAACTGGAGGTCCTGAGTCGAGTGTTTAAGGAAGCTGGTGAAGCTGACATCCCTGGTGAGGTAAGAACCtgtgttttatttattgcatatattttgtttctttttcttttcttttttttattcttgtgGAGACATCATTAGATAATTTCAGGTGCCGGATTACTTGTGTTGTAAAATCACACTTGATATTCTCCGTGATCCTGTCATTACTCCAAGTGGAGTTACATATGAGAGAACGGTGATCCTTGAACATCTTCAGAAGGTAAATATTGAAATGTTTATGTTTAGGTTTAggtatcttttctttttcacaccAACATTAACCATTGACTTACTGGAAATCAGGTCGGTAAGTTCGATCCAGTTACACGTGAACCGCTCGATCACTCCCAGCTTGTACCTAACTTAGCGATAAAGGAAGCAGTCCAGGCATATTTAGATGGACATGGTTGGGCATACAACACAAACTAAAGGTTTTGAAAACTTGTCTGTTTTGCTGGACATTCAAAGACTTAGCAGAGCAATGAAGAGTATGAAGTCATCGGTTGGTGTCTGCCTTTTTGTTTGGTGTACTTTTGTCATGTTGGGCATAGTTCATTTTTGTGGATGCTTCAGTGTGTAAGGCCATCCCACCATGCCATTTACCACTGCATGTCAATGGTCAAGGCCTTGTGATCCATTGAAATTGTACAGTTAATTCTCACAACAATTAACTGTTAACAGATACCATGTATGGGTTCTATTCAATGGCATTAGAAagaaacttatatattttacattgctCCTGAGAGGCTTGTTGGCTCTTTGTTAGGAATATTGGAAGGCTGCCATGCTGTAATTTGTGTTAGGTAGAACTTGACATGCGGGTAtatcttttgggtattttatATAAAGTTACGGAAGGCCGGTTGTCTCCCAAGTTAAAATGATACTGAGTTCGGCCGTGGGCATCCATTCCgattcttattgttttcaatatttttttgtcatgAATGGTCCAAGGAAAAGACCAAAGACCATGCATCGTTTACATTTACGTATCTTCGTTTTGCTTTAGgccattattatatatttttaattttctattatacataataataataaaaggtttgaAAAATTAGGGTTGCtttttaaaatctcaaaatacaATCTCTTTGTAGCAAAATCAAATTGAAGCTATTTTATTATTGTCAAGAATGTGAATCACAGGTTAAATTGTAATGTGATGGATAAAGTCAAAAAAAGGATTTGGCAAATCCaagtacaattttttatttgatattcagaaattattaaaatgttgagCATCCTATCCAGCTTGTCGGTGGAGAAATTTCGCAACCTGAAAGATAGAGGGTGATAAATTTGACTAGAGGCAAAGCTGGTTTCACAAAGTTAGTCAAAAggtgaagaaattaaaagaaaaatgatggatGTAGCAATTATGTCGGTGTTAAAAGTTACAACTTAGCAGCCATATGCTCGTAATTCACTCCTTTCATTTTGGGATTGggtattaaatatttatatgcaaATTTATTGTTTTCCCTTACCTTgatattgtaaataaaatttaaagtaattgAAAGctatccaactcaaatgattcCAATAGGCAGACTTTTATAGAGTAAAAGAGAACGTGAGTGGGTTGTTGTCAACACAGATGATGATGTTTTTGTTGCGTCCAAAATAGGGTTATATTCTACATATTATAAAACCCCGGTTGCTTTCAACTTTTCTTCTCCTTGGGATTTTCCAAtgcaaaaattacaaaatctaATTATTCCTATTTCCTCGTCAAGCCAAAGATGTTAGTCTActatattcattttcttcccacaataataataatatatatatatatatatatcaataaagGGTTGTTTAAAGTTTACccaagggtaaactacactaacAACCATTCAATTTTCATCTTAACTTTCAATTCAGTCATTCAACTTCTAAAATCAAAAAGTGGCAAATCAATCACccattaatatttttcattacaAGCCTAACGGACAGATGATGTGGCCAGTTAACTTGCCACGTTGGGCATTTTCCTGTCATCCCTCTCACAAGccaccattaaacatcaaaaacaaaaagagaaaagggaagggttttttcaccatttttcttCATCCCTCTCGGATCCCTCACCACCACCCTCGATGTTGACCACCTCCACAAGCCCACTATCATTTAATCACCACGCCAACATCGCTCACTGTCACTCCTTTGTCAATACACCATGACCACCAAATCCCAACCCCTAAACATTCTAGACCCATGAAATCTCAATCAAAGACAAAAATACCAAATACCAAGCATCCAAAATCAAACcaacaaaaaaagaacaaaaatccCAAATTGGCCTGCACCAAAAGagagaagtaaaaaaaaaaactaaaaaagaaaaagaatcaaaagaGAAGAAACCCACACCCATTTCAGGTTTTACGGGTTGGAGAACTCGAGCCACCAATTTGATGATCCGAGCGATCAAGAGTCATGGTTGGTCAAAGAAGAGATGTGGTCAGAATATGGTGGTGATTCGATGGTGAACGGTGGAGATCCGTTGAAGCCTTGTTCGAAGCTTTGAGGTCTTAATCTCGAGAGTTTGAAGGCTTATTGGGAAATATGAAGTGAGATTTGAGAAGAGACAAAGAGGAGTCATTTGGTGATGACGATTGGCTGGAGAAGGCCATGAACAATGTCGACTAgagttaagaaaaaaaaaagaggagaagaagagaagaaaaaaacgGACAAAGATTCAACGAAGTCGCCAGCAAACTGGGTGGTGGCTCCACCTTGAAGGAACAAAACGGCCGTAGCTAGGGTATctccattttttcttcttcgCGTTCTACTGCCTAACTAGGGCTCTCAAATGGGGCTGTTTAAATCACAACTAACCCTCCAACTGGCCGGTTAATGACAACAAGGAACCGTTTAAATGCCATGCCACTTTTCTATTACGGCTGTAATAGAAAATGGTTAGTAGgatgatttgttattttttgaaagttgagtggTGGTATTGTcattgaaatcaaaattgagtaactgttagtgtaatttaccctttacgCAATTAATGCATTTCTCACAATAAGTTATGCGCATGTAAAATTAGGCATCATAAAGCATTGGTTAAGTAACTAGTGCTTGAAATTAGGTTTAAAAGAAGTGAACAAGACCATGTTTTTGGCATTTGGGGATACTTAGTACGTGGAAG
This genomic window contains:
- the LOC105803327 gene encoding LOW QUALITY PROTEIN: wall-associated receptor kinase-like 22 (The sequence of the model RefSeq protein was modified relative to this genomic sequence to represent the inferred CDS: inserted 2 bases in 1 codon), translating into MIMRFALIFIFLVLLLTKVALASNSTAIPIAKPGCNDTCGQVRVPYPFGIGPDCYRDSWFEVLCNETLSPPTTLVKKINMEVLNFSYVPEYTSIEFVRVKSPVISKNCSPRETEQRVNLTGSPFFYSETRNKFVAAGCNNRALMAGINPTIVGCESDCINGDTLFGSPGPDKTCNSGTCCETVIPSDLKTFNATFERNEPEGCQLAFLVDQQWFDFSIENSSRLQNTEYVPALLDWSLPPEDYGTSNYSGRLYCSYGYWGNPYLPYGCHDIDECLEDKRRCGDDTCVNKPGHFVCEGSRTWIIALGLGLGFGILCLVVGGWLLYKFLKKRREVKLKEKFFKRSGGFLLQQQMFSHKGSLEKTKIFTSKELDKATDNFNKNRVLGQGGQGTVYKGMLVDGRIVAVKKSKAMVAETVEEFINEVVILSQINHRNVVKLLGCCLETEVPLLVYEFIPNGTLFQYLHDQSEEFPLPWGTRLRIAKETAEAISYLHFSASIPIYHRDIKSTNILLDEKFKAKVSDFGTSRSISVDQTHLTXHVQGTFGYLDPEYFQSSQFTEKSDVYSFGVVLVELLTGEKPILSLKMADKSRSLATHFIASMEENRVLEIIDGRVEKQAKVEELMMVAKLAYRCLSLSGKKRPTMKEVAMQLEQIMPLPKQNDSNVDHHHGREEINYLKLDLPFPLESSSLTDSSLFSGTSCSTEKEPLV
- the LOC105803330 gene encoding E3 ubiquitin-protein ligase CHIP yields the protein MDKKQAHCTLGLALLQKQELDEGVNELQKISLNLVLKALDLGRGVNPKGYMIDEIWQELAKAKYLQWEHASSKRSWELKSLKEACETALKEKHFLDDSHPGSFSDEAILSHMKQLEVLSRVFKEAGEADIPGEVPDYLCCKITLDILRDPVITPSGVTYERTVILEHLQKVGKFDPVTREPLDHSQLVPNLAIKEAVQAYLDGHGWAYNTN